In one window of Methanolobus mangrovi DNA:
- a CDS encoding VWA domain-containing protein, producing MPFDNPLALAGLVSVIPLILLYLLRPKPLQVLVPSLMFLMDIKEEKKRFYTSITKLIKDPLFLIQLLVLILLAMAAASPFLETQEALSGEHTVLIIDASASMQTDSRFSDAIAKAEDYVSKKNSIILAESTPVTVLEGEGSQATYDTLDILEAKATVADLSSAISAGMRLLSDEGGNIVVISDFTSWNGDDPVNAMKLAESYGLTVQFIIVGNDADNVGFIQGSIEAVDGSYTYTGVVKNYRNSRQVVDVDIKNLDNGKTNEASLTIPAHSTKQLLITNLGTGITEVRLTDDDSLMVDNIAYISIPKVSDRQLLYVTDVENLPSQVALSLIPTIQLKQIDGVPDDLSKYSIVVIANKERALASNEISSLNSYLNNGGRAVFIASEALSTENAKTELQELLPLIPESVEDADNGVTLEVVQETRLSEDIKYEEVAMYQFLNVTERIDSTTLVATEEKVPVLAYHSVGDGTVVYFGINDITGENAWNNFHNLPEYPVFWFKLAGWLGGTGSVQDYNLKTGTISALAKEQDIETPSGTETVTRVLYDQSGVYQVAGKEIAVNLYNDRESDTTLEGDDVIERSQVNNGPEIVRASSYTAKNYLDIYMIIIVFILVILELLIIRKRGEL from the coding sequence ATGCCTTTTGATAATCCTCTTGCACTGGCAGGTCTTGTAAGTGTCATACCATTGATACTGCTCTACCTTCTCAGGCCAAAGCCACTTCAGGTCCTGGTCCCATCCCTCATGTTCCTTATGGACATCAAGGAAGAGAAAAAACGTTTCTATACATCTATTACAAAACTCATAAAAGACCCGCTTTTCCTTATACAATTACTTGTGCTCATACTCCTTGCAATGGCCGCAGCATCGCCTTTTCTTGAAACACAGGAAGCACTCAGCGGCGAGCACACGGTACTTATTATAGATGCATCTGCAAGCATGCAGACTGACAGCAGATTCAGCGATGCCATAGCAAAAGCCGAAGATTATGTTAGCAAGAAGAACAGCATCATACTTGCAGAGAGCACTCCGGTAACAGTGCTTGAAGGTGAAGGTTCGCAGGCAACCTATGACACACTTGACATCCTTGAAGCAAAAGCGACAGTTGCAGACCTGTCAAGCGCCATTTCAGCTGGCATGAGATTACTCTCAGATGAAGGTGGCAATATTGTCGTTATTTCCGATTTTACTAGCTGGAATGGTGATGACCCAGTTAATGCAATGAAGCTTGCTGAATCATACGGACTTACCGTCCAGTTCATCATTGTTGGTAATGATGCTGACAATGTAGGATTCATCCAGGGAAGCATTGAGGCTGTAGATGGCAGTTATACCTATACAGGAGTTGTGAAGAACTACAGGAACAGCAGACAGGTAGTGGATGTTGATATCAAGAATCTTGATAATGGGAAGACAAATGAGGCTTCACTAACCATCCCGGCACATTCAACAAAACAACTCCTGATCACAAATCTTGGAACGGGCATTACAGAAGTAAGATTAACAGATGATGACAGCCTTATGGTTGATAATATCGCTTACATATCCATTCCTAAGGTATCCGACAGACAATTGCTCTATGTAACAGATGTTGAAAACCTGCCATCACAGGTTGCACTTTCATTGATACCAACCATTCAGCTTAAACAGATCGATGGAGTACCTGATGACCTGTCAAAATACAGTATTGTTGTTATTGCAAATAAGGAAAGGGCACTTGCAAGCAATGAAATATCATCTCTTAACAGCTACCTCAATAATGGAGGAAGAGCTGTATTTATCGCCAGTGAGGCACTTTCAACTGAAAACGCAAAGACGGAATTACAGGAACTGCTCCCCTTAATACCGGAGTCTGTTGAAGATGCAGACAATGGTGTGACCCTTGAGGTCGTTCAGGAAACAAGGCTTAGTGAGGATATCAAATACGAAGAAGTTGCCATGTACCAATTCCTGAATGTAACCGAAAGGATCGATTCTACTACACTTGTCGCTACTGAAGAAAAGGTTCCCGTGCTGGCATATCATTCAGTCGGCGATGGAACAGTCGTCTATTTCGGAATCAATGATATTACCGGCGAGAATGCCTGGAACAATTTCCATAATCTTCCTGAGTATCCTGTATTCTGGTTCAAGCTGGCAGGATGGCTCGGAGGTACCGGTAGTGTTCAGGACTATAACCTTAAGACAGGAACTATTTCAGCACTGGCAAAGGAACAGGATATCGAGACTCCCAGCGGAACGGAAACAGTAACTCGTGTGCTTTATGATCAAAGCGGAGTCTACCAGGTAGCTGGAAAAGAAATAGCTGTTAATCTCTATAACGACAGGGAATCTGATACTACTCTTGAAGGAGATGACGTAATAGAACGTTCACAGGTAAACAATGGGCCTGAAATTGTTCGTGCCAGCTCCTATACCGCAAAGAACTATCTGGACATTTACATGATAATCATTGTTTTCATCCTGGTAATACTGGAACTGCTGATAATCAGAAAAAGAGGTGAGCTTTGA
- a CDS encoding DUF58 domain-containing protein, whose protein sequence is MSDKRHNIDVDFFRQLDRFTFMVKKRVSTAYAGSRRSIHSGRGLDTIGYREYNRGDELKSVDWKAYARSERLYVRQFEEDKSLTTHILLDSSKSMDYTAGAAPSKFEYATMLAAGFAYLVTKDNDKFAISTFAEDVDITKPRRGRKYLLNTIERLETARVGGKTAIDECTILYGKAIHSRSLVIIISDFLQDPKEIESAIYRFSGHDLILVQVLDRTESTLTIHGHSRLIDLESGVKLDTYISEDLKSEYQEKLTEHINHIKDTCSRVGAEFYTFTTDTPIFDAFFHTISRRRW, encoded by the coding sequence ATGAGCGACAAGAGACATAATATCGATGTTGATTTTTTCAGGCAGCTTGACCGTTTTACCTTCATGGTAAAGAAAAGAGTGTCAACTGCCTATGCAGGTAGCAGACGCTCTATCCATAGCGGAAGAGGTCTGGACACCATTGGTTACAGGGAATACAACCGTGGTGACGAACTCAAATCCGTGGACTGGAAAGCTTATGCTAGGTCTGAGAGACTCTATGTACGCCAGTTCGAGGAAGACAAATCCCTGACAACACACATCCTGCTGGACTCCAGTAAGAGTATGGACTATACTGCCGGAGCTGCCCCAAGTAAGTTCGAGTATGCTACAATGCTTGCAGCTGGTTTTGCCTATCTGGTTACAAAGGATAACGATAAATTTGCAATATCCACATTTGCAGAAGATGTGGACATCACAAAACCCAGAAGAGGAAGAAAATACCTGCTTAATACAATCGAGCGACTTGAAACGGCCAGGGTAGGTGGAAAGACAGCTATTGATGAATGCACCATCCTGTACGGAAAAGCAATCCATTCACGTTCACTTGTCATAATTATCTCAGATTTCCTTCAGGACCCAAAGGAGATCGAATCTGCAATATATCGTTTTTCAGGTCATGACCTTATACTTGTCCAGGTACTTGACAGGACAGAAAGCACCCTCACTATCCACGGTCACAGCAGGCTCATAGACCTTGAATCAGGAGTAAAACTGGACACATACATCAGTGAAGATCTTAAAAGTGAGTATCAGGAAAAGTTAACAGAACATATTAACCATATCAAGGATACATGCAGCAGAGTTGGTGCAGAATTCTATACGTTCACAACAGACACCCCGATATTTGACGCGTTCTTCCACACCATCAGCAGGAGGAGATGGTAA
- a CDS encoding AAA family ATPase, producing the protein MASDLNSRDLSQTYKMAGDMFATLFNEIGKVVVGQQASVEQIIIAILCNGHALVESNPGLGKTLTISTIAKSLDLNFSRIQCTPDLMPADITGTHIIEESDGHKEFKFEPGPVFANIVLADEINRASPKTQSSLLEAMQEKQITVGNDTFILEQPFFILATQNPIEMEGTFPLPEAQLDRFLLKILVDYPSYEDEIEIVNRYTKSIMPTVGKVVNKNTLLDLQKLTRDVPIADDIKNRAIKIVMSTRIKSEFIEYGASPRASIGIILAAKARALIQGRNYVSAEDIDAMAYPVLRHRIILTFEAERRGFSTDQVIKSLLEKIK; encoded by the coding sequence ATGGCTAGCGACCTGAATTCAAGGGACCTGTCGCAAACATACAAAATGGCCGGCGATATGTTTGCAACGCTTTTCAACGAGATTGGAAAGGTAGTTGTCGGCCAGCAAGCTTCAGTGGAACAGATCATAATTGCAATATTATGTAATGGACATGCACTGGTGGAAAGTAACCCGGGTCTTGGAAAGACACTGACCATTTCAACCATAGCAAAATCACTGGACCTTAACTTCAGCAGAATACAGTGTACACCAGACCTGATGCCTGCGGACATCACAGGAACACATATCATAGAAGAAAGTGACGGACACAAGGAATTCAAGTTCGAGCCGGGACCTGTGTTTGCCAATATCGTACTTGCCGATGAGATCAACCGTGCATCACCAAAGACACAGTCCTCATTGCTTGAAGCAATGCAGGAGAAACAGATCACTGTCGGTAACGATACCTTCATTCTTGAACAACCATTCTTCATACTGGCAACCCAGAATCCTATTGAGATGGAAGGTACTTTCCCTCTCCCGGAAGCACAGCTTGACAGATTCCTGCTTAAGATACTTGTGGATTATCCAAGCTACGAAGATGAGATAGAGATCGTTAACCGTTACACGAAGTCCATCATGCCTACTGTTGGTAAAGTTGTTAACAAGAACACACTTCTTGACCTGCAGAAACTGACAAGAGATGTACCAATTGCCGATGATATCAAGAACAGGGCCATTAAGATCGTCATGTCAACACGTATCAAAAGCGAGTTCATCGAATACGGTGCATCCCCAAGGGCATCAATAGGAATCATTCTTGCAGCAAAGGCACGGGCATTGATACAGGGACGCAACTATGTAAGTGCAGAGGACATTGATGCAATGGCATATCCTGTACTCAGGCACAGGATCATCCTCACCTTCGAGGCAGAAAGAAGAGGATTCAGCACTGACCAGGTTATCAAGAGCCTGCTTGAAAAAATAAAGTAA
- a CDS encoding DUF7502 family protein, whose product MDIRDFVKKQESALKKYRRVYKILDFLTISLVLFTLMFLLNMDKVFAMMTTFEVRAGTSYDLAGISIAFENVALALISAFMALILTFLIHRRDDRTGILLLVEEKYPNLQEKLRTAYDNRETDNIIVNDLLNIVSSGISKVQSSAFLKRRRLTLGLILILASASTLGIIMSNDIHTDFNPEDVITLLEDAGLLPQDEDTSGDLYDITDEGSDDDGSGTEDLTGETAIIVVEGTEVDLTLPPGTGTGFSNQQEAEEADEDFDQSSPYEISIISSQAYYEELPEGYESVIKSYFEEMAKN is encoded by the coding sequence ATGGATATCAGGGATTTCGTAAAGAAACAGGAGTCTGCCCTTAAAAAATACCGTAGGGTCTATAAGATACTGGATTTCCTGACAATTTCACTGGTACTTTTTACCCTGATGTTCCTGTTGAATATGGATAAAGTATTTGCCATGATGACTACTTTTGAAGTAAGGGCAGGAACAAGTTACGATCTTGCAGGCATAAGTATTGCATTCGAAAATGTTGCACTGGCTCTTATTTCCGCATTCATGGCATTGATATTGACCTTCCTGATACACAGACGTGATGACAGGACCGGGATTTTATTATTAGTAGAAGAAAAATATCCAAACCTACAGGAAAAACTACGTACTGCATACGATAACAGGGAAACTGACAATATAATAGTGAATGACCTGTTAAATATTGTCTCTTCAGGCATTTCAAAAGTGCAGTCTTCGGCTTTTCTGAAAAGAAGACGGCTTACACTGGGCCTGATACTTATACTGGCCTCTGCATCAACACTTGGTATTATTATGTCGAATGACATTCATACGGACTTTAATCCGGAGGATGTCATAACACTTTTAGAAGATGCAGGATTGTTGCCTCAAGACGAAGACACATCAGGTGACCTTTACGACATAACTGATGAGGGCAGCGACGATGATGGTTCCGGAACTGAAGACCTTACCGGGGAAACTGCGATAATTGTTGTGGAAGGAACAGAAGTTGATCTTACACTTCCACCCGGAACAGGTACAGGTTTTTCAAACCAGCAAGAAGCAGAAGAGGCTGATGAAGACTTTGACCAATCCTCACCTTACGAAATAAGCATCATTTCATCCCAGGCATATTATGAAGAGCTTCCTGAGGGTTATGAAAGCGTGATCAAATCGTATTTTGAGGAAATGGCTAAGAACTGA
- the pheA gene encoding prephenate dehydratase — translation MIIGVLGPKGTYSEKAAEQWIEKNGREGEDILEYCADIQDVFSLLEDKKCEIGVVPLENSIEGSVGITLDRLLENDVNIIGETIVTIEHCLLSRGKKEEIKVILSHPQGLGQCRQFLKNHFPAAELRTTGSTSHAAKLATEFEEMAAIASPETAEMYNLNIVMPNIQDRKHNHTRFVIITRSNIPESVQKYIKKDKQGSSYKTSIIVYLDRDRPGALYAILGEFAKTNINLTRIESRPSKKVLGDYVFYIDFEGNINDTIIKDAISNIESNVGMLKILGSYPEFDSYCESN, via the coding sequence ATGATAATCGGCGTACTTGGCCCTAAAGGAACCTATTCTGAAAAAGCTGCAGAGCAATGGATAGAAAAGAACGGACGCGAAGGTGAAGATATTCTTGAATATTGTGCAGACATACAGGATGTATTCTCCCTGCTGGAAGACAAGAAATGTGAAATCGGTGTTGTGCCCCTGGAAAATTCTATTGAAGGTTCTGTAGGAATTACACTGGACAGATTACTTGAAAATGATGTAAATATCATTGGAGAGACAATCGTCACTATAGAACATTGCCTGTTATCCAGAGGTAAAAAAGAAGAGATAAAAGTGATACTATCACACCCACAGGGTCTCGGACAATGTCGCCAATTCCTGAAAAATCATTTCCCTGCCGCTGAGTTGAGGACAACGGGAAGTACATCCCATGCGGCAAAACTTGCCACTGAATTTGAGGAAATGGCAGCTATCGCTTCACCCGAGACGGCTGAAATGTATAATCTGAATATTGTCATGCCAAATATTCAGGATAGAAAACATAACCATACCCGTTTTGTTATAATTACAAGAAGCAATATTCCGGAAAGTGTCCAAAAATACATAAAAAAGGATAAACAAGGTAGCTCATATAAGACCTCTATAATAGTCTATCTTGACCGTGACCGCCCCGGTGCTCTCTATGCTATTCTGGGTGAATTTGCTAAAACCAATATCAATCTGACAAGGATTGAATCAAGGCCTTCCAAAAAAGTACTTGGGGATTATGTTTTCTACATTGACTTCGAAGGAAATATAAACGATACTATTATAAAAGATGCAATATCTAATATAGAGTCAAACGTAGGGATGTTGAAAATACTCGGATCATATCCTGAATTTGATTCTTATTGCGAATCTAATTAG
- a CDS encoding mechanosensitive ion channel family protein — translation MDINQFIPSIISLLVTLSLIILFDFLFRKRNLFSRERMIQQLIFVAILITGILFIIFTLPINVEDKNLILTFVSIVIGAVIAFSSTTFVANAMAGIMLRMIHPFRVGDFIKTDSSFGRVTEIYFLHTQIQSIDRDLITIPNLALVSKPLKTIRSSGTIITSSVSLGYNIPRKDIEKSLLGAAEVSGLESPFVHIEKLGDFSISYKVGGLLKDVEGIITARSDFKKNVIDSLHNSDIEIVSPTYMNQRVFSEDYVCMPPKETGAEEKEKVPETKTEEIIFDKAILAQMLDRIYTTADGLSTRRKGMEDKIKEIKDDTTRNEMKEIVDLLAQREEEIKPMIQDLKNFPDITALPDEKDDIYIKALVDAEKDLTLLDNRHSDIEIKIAKALEKQ, via the coding sequence ATGGATATTAACCAATTCATACCAAGTATAATTTCTTTACTGGTTACCCTCTCGCTAATCATTCTTTTTGATTTCCTTTTCAGGAAAAGGAATCTATTCTCAAGAGAAAGAATGATACAACAACTCATCTTTGTTGCAATTCTTATTACTGGCATACTGTTTATCATATTCACCCTGCCAATAAATGTTGAAGACAAAAACCTGATACTTACCTTTGTAAGTATAGTTATTGGTGCTGTTATTGCATTCTCATCAACCACTTTTGTGGCGAATGCGATGGCCGGGATAATGCTTCGCATGATACATCCTTTCAGGGTAGGGGATTTCATAAAAACAGATAGCTCTTTTGGGAGAGTAACTGAAATTTATTTCCTTCATACCCAGATACAGTCCATCGATAGGGACCTCATTACTATACCCAATCTTGCCCTGGTCTCAAAACCTCTCAAGACCATCAGATCATCAGGAACAATAATCACATCAAGCGTTTCTCTGGGTTACAACATACCCCGAAAAGATATTGAGAAAAGCCTTCTGGGAGCTGCAGAGGTCTCGGGTCTGGAAAGTCCCTTTGTCCATATTGAAAAACTTGGAGATTTCTCTATCAGTTATAAGGTCGGAGGCCTCCTCAAGGATGTTGAAGGTATAATCACTGCGAGGTCTGATTTTAAGAAGAACGTTATAGACTCCCTGCATAATTCCGATATTGAAATCGTTTCCCCCACATATATGAACCAGAGAGTATTCAGCGAGGATTATGTATGTATGCCACCTAAGGAAACCGGGGCTGAAGAGAAAGAGAAGGTTCCTGAGACCAAGACTGAAGAAATAATATTTGATAAGGCTATCCTGGCACAGATGCTTGACAGGATATATACTACTGCAGATGGTCTGAGTACACGCAGGAAAGGAATGGAAGATAAAATTAAGGAAATAAAGGATGATACCACACGGAATGAAATGAAAGAAATAGTTGATCTGCTTGCCCAGAGAGAAGAAGAGATCAAACCGATGATCCAGGATCTTAAGAATTTCCCCGATATTACAGCTTTGCCCGACGAGAAAGATGATATATATATTAAAGCTCTTGTTGATGCAGAAAAAGACCTGACATTACTTGATAACAGACACTCTGATATAGAGATAAAAATAGCAAAGGCCCTTGAAAAGCAGTAA
- a CDS encoding nucleoside deaminase — protein MAIDEARHGIKHNHGGPFGAIVVKDGKVLSKTHNEVLKNNDPTAHAEVLAIRQASEILERFDLSDCEIYTSSEPCPMCLAAIYWARIKTVYYGSNKIDVASIGFDDSLFYRYIRGETQDQGLKLVNTDRDECLKLLREWSEKSDKQMY, from the coding sequence ATGGCCATAGATGAGGCACGTCACGGAATTAAACACAATCATGGTGGACCTTTCGGGGCGATTGTTGTGAAAGACGGGAAGGTATTATCCAAAACTCATAACGAAGTATTGAAGAACAATGACCCTACCGCCCATGCAGAAGTCCTCGCCATCAGGCAGGCATCTGAGATTCTGGAAAGATTCGACCTTTCAGACTGCGAAATATACACCAGTTCTGAACCATGTCCCATGTGTCTTGCAGCCATTTACTGGGCACGCATAAAGACAGTATATTACGGGTCCAACAAAATAGACGTTGCGTCCATTGGTTTTGATGACAGTCTTTTTTACAGGTACATTCGGGGAGAAACACAGGATCAGGGACTTAAGTTAGTTAACACTGACAGGGATGAGTGCCTTAAACTGCTCAGGGAATGGTCTGAAAAGAGCGATAAACAAATGTATTGA
- a CDS encoding DUF4405 domain-containing protein — translation MKKTTLNYIVDLPLLAQSVIVSVTGVVLMYGSHGASFLGFDSRELLHMHEQIGILMVAFSLIHVVLHWKWMACTTKNFLTGKSSSSTTRKSGSFVQCEVANQLEE, via the coding sequence ATGAAAAAAACAACACTCAACTATATTGTGGATCTTCCGTTATTGGCACAGTCAGTCATAGTAAGCGTTACAGGAGTTGTCCTGATGTATGGAAGCCACGGCGCAAGTTTCCTGGGATTTGATAGTAGGGAATTGCTCCACATGCATGAGCAGATAGGAATCCTGATGGTTGCATTCTCACTCATCCATGTAGTGTTACACTGGAAGTGGATGGCCTGCACAACAAAGAATTTCCTCACAGGTAAGAGCAGTTCATCTACAACCCGTAAGAGTGGATCATTTGTACAATGTGAGGTGGCAAATCAACTTGAAGAGTAA
- a CDS encoding AMP phosphorylase: protein MQLKVQPIDIKVGKYKVVLNTIDAKELGVNEGDRVRIKDHTILTAIVDFTEDMISPGMIGLYHEVQEQLQREWTETVEVEPADKPKSTRIIRKVMDGHRLERDEIYELVKDIVEENLNDIELAAFLTATYIKDLSEDETEWLTKAMIETGERIEFSTSPIMDKHSIGGVPGNKISLLIVPIVAANGLLIPKTSSRAITGAGGTADLMEILAPVEFTAQQIKEMTEKVGGVIVWGGATNIAPADDKLIKIEYPLSIDPHCQLLASIMAKKGAVGAQKVVMDLPTGAGTKLPDVKAGRKLARDLISLGERLGMDVDCALTYGASPVGRTVGPALEVIEALKVLETMEGPNSLIEKSAVLAGMLLEMGGVAAKGQGRELAIETLKNGKALAKMKEIIAIQGGNPDVTHKDIKVGEFTAELTAPTNGYILEFHNKRIVQIARLAGAPNDKGAGVRIHKKRGQSVEAGQPVLTIYAEKEEKLAEAIKSAREDLPIVVEGMLLERVDDITEV, encoded by the coding sequence ATGCAGCTAAAAGTACAGCCTATTGATATCAAAGTCGGCAAATACAAAGTGGTGTTGAATACAATTGACGCCAAGGAACTGGGAGTTAACGAGGGTGACAGGGTAAGGATCAAGGATCACACAATTCTTACAGCCATCGTCGATTTTACAGAAGATATGATCTCTCCCGGAATGATAGGTCTGTATCATGAGGTGCAGGAACAGTTGCAAAGAGAATGGACAGAAACGGTAGAGGTCGAACCGGCTGATAAACCAAAATCCACCCGCATCATCCGAAAGGTCATGGATGGTCACAGACTTGAAAGGGATGAGATATATGAGCTTGTGAAAGACATCGTTGAAGAAAATCTCAATGATATCGAGCTTGCTGCATTCCTTACTGCCACTTATATCAAGGATCTCAGTGAAGATGAGACCGAATGGCTCACAAAGGCAATGATAGAAACCGGTGAGCGTATAGAATTCAGCACTTCCCCTATAATGGACAAACATTCAATAGGTGGCGTGCCAGGTAACAAGATCTCCCTGCTGATTGTTCCAATTGTCGCAGCCAATGGTTTACTGATCCCAAAAACCAGCTCTCGAGCCATAACCGGTGCCGGAGGCACAGCTGATCTCATGGAAATACTGGCTCCGGTGGAGTTTACCGCTCAACAGATAAAGGAAATGACTGAAAAAGTAGGTGGTGTCATTGTCTGGGGTGGTGCTACTAATATCGCACCTGCAGATGACAAGCTAATAAAAATAGAGTATCCGCTTTCTATTGATCCACATTGTCAGTTGCTGGCTTCCATTATGGCTAAAAAAGGTGCAGTCGGTGCCCAGAAGGTTGTTATGGATCTCCCTACCGGTGCAGGTACTAAACTACCTGATGTAAAGGCCGGAAGAAAGCTTGCCAGGGACCTCATAAGTCTTGGCGAACGTCTTGGTATGGATGTTGATTGTGCACTAACCTACGGGGCATCTCCTGTGGGAAGAACAGTTGGTCCTGCACTTGAAGTCATAGAAGCTCTTAAAGTCCTTGAAACAATGGAAGGTCCCAACAGTCTCATCGAAAAGAGTGCTGTCCTTGCAGGTATGCTGCTTGAGATGGGCGGAGTTGCTGCAAAAGGACAGGGTCGTGAACTTGCAATTGAGACACTTAAGAATGGTAAAGCACTGGCAAAAATGAAAGAGATAATTGCAATCCAGGGTGGCAATCCGGATGTAACTCACAAGGATATTAAGGTGGGTGAATTCACTGCAGAATTAACAGCCCCAACCAATGGTTATATTCTTGAGTTCCATAACAAGCGTATTGTTCAGATAGCAAGGCTTGCCGGTGCACCAAATGATAAAGGTGCAGGCGTCAGGATCCACAAGAAACGTGGTCAGTCCGTTGAAGCAGGCCAGCCTGTTCTTACAATATATGCTGAGAAAGAAGAAAAACTCGCAGAAGCTATCAAAAGTGCCAGGGAGGATCTCCCCATAGTCGTTGAGGGTATGCTTCTTGAGAGAGTAGATGACATAACCGAAGTCTGA
- a CDS encoding tRNA (cytidine(56)-2'-O)-methyltransferase translates to MKKIVILRLGHRPQRDKRITTHVGLTARAFGAEGMLLASEDKKLADNIADVSTRWGGDFYVKNDVSWKSEINKWKEDGGKVCHLSMYGINLPDAVPEIRQCDKLMIVVGAEKVPFEIYEMADWNVAVGNQPHSEVAAVAVTLDRIADTDPLRNEFKGGELTIVPEKCGKQVIDNR, encoded by the coding sequence ATGAAAAAGATAGTAATATTAAGGCTTGGCCACCGTCCACAGAGAGACAAGAGGATAACCACGCATGTGGGTCTGACAGCAAGGGCTTTTGGTGCAGAGGGCATGCTCCTGGCATCCGAGGACAAGAAGCTTGCAGACAACATAGCCGATGTTTCCACAAGGTGGGGAGGAGACTTCTACGTTAAGAACGATGTCAGCTGGAAGTCTGAAATAAATAAATGGAAAGAAGATGGCGGAAAGGTCTGTCATTTATCCATGTATGGAATAAATCTCCCTGATGCTGTTCCGGAGATTCGTCAGTGTGACAAGCTCATGATCGTAGTGGGTGCGGAAAAAGTACCTTTTGAAATATACGAAATGGCTGACTGGAATGTTGCAGTTGGCAACCAGCCCCATTCAGAAGTTGCAGCTGTGGCGGTAACCCTAGATCGTATCGCTGATACTGACCCTCTGAGAAATGAGTTTAAGGGTGGCGAATTAACAATCGTTCCTGAAAAATGTGGTAAACAAGTTATTGACAACAGATAA
- a CDS encoding RNA-binding protein has product MPENNEKTDGNIDEDDLEELFEKHLKKKEDPKHRGYGDYERRRIYRGPSVKRDP; this is encoded by the coding sequence ATGCCAGAAAACAATGAAAAAACAGATGGTAATATCGATGAGGATGATCTCGAAGAATTGTTTGAGAAGCATTTGAAGAAAAAAGAAGATCCAAAACACCGCGGATACGGTGATTACGAAAGAAGAAGGATATACAGGGGTCCTTCGGTAAAAAGGGACCCTTAG
- a CDS encoding Nif3-like dinuclear metal center hexameric protein yields MQLKNIIPILEEVAPPELAEDFDIGRIGLTLNLENDIRKIAIALDPTEYVLNRAAKIGADLLITHHTLIFHSINCIDKKLADSLRIALDNNISLYSMHTNFDKAKGGINDALANRLGLSDIQETPIGRIGTITPCSTETFVNLVSKSLNTHIQYTGNKDEIKKVMVFGGSGFRSEYIETAREYGADAYVSSELKHDIIRSFNDMLLVDATHYATENPGMQNLCPVLADKLKLDVEFIDHDPLIKTI; encoded by the coding sequence ATGCAACTAAAAAATATTATTCCGATTCTCGAAGAAGTAGCACCTCCTGAACTTGCTGAAGACTTTGATATTGGAAGAATAGGCCTTACACTAAACCTGGAAAATGATATTCGCAAGATAGCCATTGCACTGGACCCTACAGAATACGTGCTTAACAGGGCTGCAAAGATCGGTGCAGACCTTCTGATAACACATCATACACTTATTTTTCATTCTATCAATTGCATTGACAAAAAACTGGCAGACAGTCTCAGAATAGCCCTTGATAACAACATATCGTTATACTCCATGCACACGAATTTCGATAAGGCAAAAGGTGGCATAAACGATGCCCTTGCAAACAGGCTTGGATTATCAGATATACAGGAAACTCCTATTGGCAGAATCGGGACAATAACCCCATGTTCAACAGAAACCTTTGTCAACCTTGTTTCAAAGAGCCTGAACACACATATCCAATATACTGGGAACAAGGACGAAATAAAGAAAGTAATGGTGTTCGGAGGAAGTGGTTTCAGGTCGGAATACATTGAAACTGCAAGAGAATACGGAGCGGATGCTTATGTGTCATCAGAACTGAAGCATGATATAATACGCTCTTTCAACGACATGCTCCTTGTTGATGCAACACATTACGCCACAGAGAATCCAGGTATGCAGAATCTCTGCCCGGTGCTTGCGGATAAATTAAAACTCGATGTGGAATTCATAGACCATGATCCGCTCATAAAAACAATTTGA